From the genome of Rutidosis leptorrhynchoides isolate AG116_Rl617_1_P2 unplaced genomic scaffold, CSIRO_AGI_Rlap_v1 contig146, whole genome shotgun sequence:
AGAAAGAGCACTGAGAGAGATACGAGAACAGCATATTCCTCAACATTGTAGGGATAGGAACCAGCTCTACTCTGCCGCTCCGTCAACATCGTCGCTCATGGTGATGACGCACCCACTTCTAAATTCTTCTGGTATTAATGTTGTCGGGGCCCCACAACAACAATTGGCGCGTGGGTTGATTGCTGGGCATGCCGTGTGGGCCCACTTCACTATTCCGGCGAGTAACGCTGTCCCCGGCGGCTCCAATCAAGGCACCATCGTCGTCTTTCATTTGGACGACGGTGTATCTTCTGGTTACCTCAGAGACGTATTTTCAGCTTTTGGTACCTAATCAGCTTTCATGGCTTTAATTGTGGGTTTAATTAATGACGATTTAAGTCTTAATTTTGACTTCAATAATTAATTTGCAGGTGATGTGAAGGAATTGAGAGAGACGCCTATGAAGAAACGGCAGCGTTTCGTTGAGTTTTATGACGTAAGAGATGCAGCAAAGGCCCTTAGTGAAATGAACGGAAACGAGATTCGTGGCAGACAAGTCGTTATTGAATTTAGCCGACCAGGTGGTTTTGGGAGGAAGTACGGCGGCGGTTTCCCATCGAATAATATTCGTCGTTCAGAATTCCCGCCGCCGATGACAAGTAAATTTAGTTCAGGCCACATGATGAGATCGCCTCCCAGGAATTCTTCACGCTTTTTGCCATCTCATAGCAAGCCATCCGTTCAGAAACCGTGGAGTTTCAATAGTAAAGGCAAAAATCATTCTAACGGGTCTGTAGTAACAAGTTTGGATTATCTGTCGCTATCTGATCATCATAATTTAACGGAAGATGGGGCTCGCAATGACGGATTTGTTAAGAACAGTCATCGTGGAAAAAATATCATTAAGCAGCAAGAACCTAGGTGTAACAATAGGCCACCTAGGCCTAGACCAACGAAGAAATCCGATGCCCGATTTCTAATTTGCGATTATGCCACGACGACTGAATCCGGCAGCGGTGCCGAAACAAGAACAACTGTTATGATCAAGAACATACCTAATAAATACAGGTAaccttttattattaattaattaaatacatacatacatacattattCTATGATAAATAAGACTACTGATGATTTAGTTGCTTTTATCATGTGGAATTTTCATTAATTTGTTTTTGCAGTCAGAAGTTAGTATTGAGCATGTTGGATAACCACTGCATTCATACGAACGAGCAGAAATGTAGGGACGGTGAAGATGATGAGCCAATGTCTTCCTACGATTTTGTTTACCTCCCTATTGATTTCAAGTAAGTAAATTAATTCTGATTGAATAATACAGTAATTAGTTTGTATAATAGAAATTGTAATGCTAGCTTAATTTGGTGAATTAATATTCATCAGTAACAAGTGCAATGTGGGATATGGATTTGTGAACATGACTTCGCCCCAAGCTGCTTGGAGACTGTACAAGGCTTTTCACCAACAACATTGGGAGGTCTTCAACTCCAGGAAAATCTGTGAAGTTACTTATGCCCGTGTTCAGGTCATCTCTTTAATTATATACACATTTCTAAACCAATATTAAGGGTTGTTATGTAGTATATATTGTGACACTaaattacttttatgttttgaaattTTATGGAAAAAATAAAGGGTCTGGAAGCATTGAAGGAACACTTTAAGAACTCAAAGTTCCCATGTGAGATGGACCACTATCTGCCAGTAATATTTTCTCCTCCTCGAGACGGTAAGCAATTGACGGAGCCACAGCCAATAGTCGGTCAACTTCACAAGTCCATGTTAAATGAGACTCCAAACTCTGACCATGCTGACTTGGAAGGAGAAGATGACCcaattggtggtggtggtggaagcaGCAGCAGCTGCATTAGCACTCAATATAGCTCCAGCTTCGGCGGTGGTGGCAGTGACGGATTCGATATTGAAGACGACGACCAATTCAGTGGCTGCGGTTTGGTTTTGGCGTCATGAAAAGGGAATATTGATGGATGATATATGGTGTCTTATCCAAATCTAGTCTGGTGGTTGGGTGATAGTTTGGGAGctaaagagaagaaaaaaaatacaaCTTTTGTTTTGTTAGGGAGACTGTTTTGTACTAACTTGTTAGCTCCTAACCCATCATCAAACAAATCTCTGCCATGATCTAATCCAGTAATATATAGTAGCTGCAATATTGTCGAGCACCGAGCCTTAGCTTGGCTTGGTTGTATGAAAAATAGATAGACTAGTGACATCTTCCTGTTTATGTTTTTAGTTTATATAAGGAGTAGCTGTTAGTTATAATTGACATCTTCCTGTttatgtttttagtttaaataaggaGTAGCTGTTAGTTATAATTAGTACCGTATAATAATCAAGTTGCATGATCAAATTTAGAAAATTTAGGCCCGTGTTAATAATAAATCGTCGTCGATTCTAGAAAATGGTTTAAGTAACGATGGATAAACCAGTGGACAAAGAGTTGCCACCGTCTATCGCCGTTCTAATGTTTGAGGCTAGTGGCGGGAAACAAACACATATGTATAGGGTACATTCTCTCTCTctgttttttttttggttattactTTTAATTTACAATATTATATATTATAGCTGTCCTCAATTAAGTCAGTTTGTATCCATGGGTCTGGTACGCTTTATCTCCAATTTTAGCTTTTAGTCTTACTCCTATTTTTAACACTTTAATATTTCAGTTAAAGCTGCAACTAATAGATTATCAGTTCAtcattttacatataataaatataaaaaatataatataatttcgataaaataataaaattgttaaaataatatttttttcgAATTCGACTTATAGTTGAAAGGAAATcatatatattgataataattcgtttaaataataaatttttttgatTCTCACAATATTAAGTTAAAATTAATAAGGTTCGATTGTATTACACAATTTCTTAGAGAAAGCAACTGGTTTTCCATCCCAGTTGTCTCGCAAACATGCAAAATAAGTATATACGTAtaattttgacttttttttttctttttccgagGGTATAATGTTAACTTACAAAAACTTTCGTCGGGGAAAAAGAAACCACatttattaaaagaaaaaaaaaaaccacGAATACATGAATGGTTACTATGTTTTCGACTTAAAAGGAAGTTTAGTGGCTCGTTTGTCTAGGGAAATTTGCAAAGTGAAGGGGGAACACTGTGGCCACGTGAAACGCTGACGAGTTTGTTGCCAGGTAGGAAGGATAGATGCTGAAGTGTCATTATACTGGAGAGGAGCCTTTGACCTTGGTCCGTACTAGACCAGTAATATCTGACAAGAACCTATAGTATCTCTCATCCACGTCAGCATATCTTTTTTGTCACACTGCATGCCCACATATGGAACCATGATGATGAATACTCaacttaaattaataattatttcaAGAAAAAAAACTTAAATTAATAAGCATGGatattcaaaaataaaataaaaaataagcaTGGATGATAGTAAGGGATCATGGATTAGATTGATTTATGAACAGTGAAGACTTCACTGAATCACTGTTTCATGGCTAATCTCTCAATAAATTTCTCTGTAGGATCGCTCTAGGCTCTATAGCCTTTAGCCAGTATATAGACATATATACGTACATAATACATACATTATGTATAGTGCTTTCCACCACTTTATCAACCTGTCGCTATCCATTCTCTTTTGGCTTCCTTTTTCGTATTCTTTTGTTTTTTTCTTTGGTAAAATATCCTCTTCTTGGGGTTTTGCCACGTGGACCCATCTGTTTTTCTCCGGACCACCCCTTTTGATGATCATGTGGTGCGGCTAATATGCCTTAGTATTTCTTCAAATATTCAACACCAATGGCTAAATCAACAGCTAACTTAAATAGTACCCTCTCCTTCCGATCCTCCGAATAATTGTAAACAATTTCTATTATGAAATATCCATAAAAAATTATCAAATCTGAATTCTAATAATACTTTTTTACATAATCTTTTTGAAAACTTTAAAGGCGTTATGATTATATAAAATATGTAAGTTAATCCGAGTGTTATAGTACAGTTGATTATAGCAAAGTCTATTTTAATAACGATGAAGTAGAAACAATAATCTAAATAATAAATTACAGTATTGATAAAGGAAAGATTACACGCGATATTTTTACGTGGTTCAGAGTCTGAATAATTCCTACATCCACGGGagaaactgttttattatttccgaGGTTACAAGTATATCCTGGATTTCCCCAAACCAGTCCACAACTACACTACACACCCTATATTGTTTTTCCAACCCCTAGTAAAACTGACTCTTAACTCTGCAGCCGATAACAATAGGATTTTCCCAAACTAGCTCACGACTAACTACGTTTATGCCCAAAACTAAATTAGAGTCTATTATAATCACACCAACTATAGATTCTCTTTTTAAAGAAGGTTAACTTATAAATGA
Proteins encoded in this window:
- the LOC139881354 gene encoding protein terminal ear1 homolog; this encodes MEDTGSVRFSAALDPRAQEFWPLHQLSHPQLIPFYAPPPPHQPPLQIFYPYTSAPLSPFQPQNDVLALPFSYPPSQPPFATPAPNYFENHHHHHLQTPPAVPQPAVISTRALVLTYVPTDASESLIRRELEVFGEVRGVQMEKVRDGIVTVHFYDLRHAERALREIREQHIPQHCRDRNQLYSAAPSTSSLMVMTHPLLNSSGINVVGAPQQQLARGLIAGHAVWAHFTIPASNAVPGGSNQGTIVVFHLDDGVSSGYLRDVFSAFGDVKELRETPMKKRQRFVEFYDVRDAAKALSEMNGNEIRGRQVVIEFSRPGGFGRKYGGGFPSNNIRRSEFPPPMTSKFSSGHMMRSPPRNSSRFLPSHSKPSVQKPWSFNSKGKNHSNGSVVTSLDYLSLSDHHNLTEDGARNDGFVKNSHRGKNIIKQQEPRCNNRPPRPRPTKKSDARFLICDYATTTESGSGAETRTTVMIKNIPNKYSQKLVLSMLDNHCIHTNEQKCRDGEDDEPMSSYDFVYLPIDFNNKCNVGYGFVNMTSPQAAWRLYKAFHQQHWEVFNSRKICEVTYARVQGLEALKEHFKNSKFPCEMDHYLPVIFSPPRDGKQLTEPQPIVGQLHKSMLNETPNSDHADLEGEDDPIGGGGGSSSSCISTQYSSSFGGGGSDGFDIEDDDQFSGCGLVLAS